One window of Mangrovibacterium diazotrophicum genomic DNA carries:
- a CDS encoding protein-L-isoaspartate(D-aspartate) O-methyltransferase, whose amino-acid sequence MNPLDTLRHQGLRKRLVEGLRIKGIKDEKVLNAISKVPRHLFMDSGFIQFAYRDQAFPIGAGQTISQPYTVAFQTWLLQLSPNDKVLEVGTGSGYQAAVLLEMGVNVFTIERQRELYLKVQQLLPSLGYFPKFFYGDGYKGLPTYGPFDKIIVTAGAPYVPEDLMQQLTIGGRMVIPLGPTDRQTMTVVVRTGENEFKKETHGTFVFVPMLKGTEK is encoded by the coding sequence ATGAATCCTTTGGATACTCTGAGGCACCAGGGATTGAGGAAACGTTTGGTTGAAGGGCTGCGAATCAAAGGGATAAAAGATGAAAAGGTTTTGAACGCGATTTCAAAAGTACCCCGTCATTTATTCATGGATAGTGGATTTATTCAATTCGCCTACCGAGATCAGGCATTCCCGATTGGTGCCGGACAAACTATTTCACAGCCCTACACGGTGGCTTTTCAGACTTGGCTGTTGCAGCTAAGTCCCAACGATAAAGTACTCGAAGTCGGTACCGGCTCCGGTTACCAGGCTGCCGTTCTATTGGAAATGGGGGTGAATGTTTTTACGATTGAACGCCAGCGCGAGCTTTACCTGAAAGTGCAACAGTTGCTGCCCAGTCTCGGCTATTTTCCGAAATTCTTCTACGGCGACGGTTATAAAGGTTTGCCGACTTACGGCCCGTTTGATAAAATCATTGTCACTGCAGGGGCTCCTTACGTCCCCGAAGATTTGATGCAACAGCTCACAATTGGCGGAAGAATGGTGATCCCGCTCGGCCCAACCGACCGACAAACCATGACTGTGGTTGTGCGCACCGGTGAAAATGAATTTAAAAAGGAAACACACGGAACATTTGTATTTGTCCCCATGTTAAAGGGAACGGAAAAATAA
- a CDS encoding MBL fold metallo-hydrolase: MIQVQKFTFNPVQENTYVLYDETGECIIVDAGCYFDYEQKELSDFIEKKQLTPVKLVNTHCHLDHIFGITYCRTKYKVPFVAHQADLFLIEGFVASGERWGIPVEPMDGPDEFIDENDVIEFGNSKLELIHVPGHAPGHLVLYCSEQSFMMAGDVLFYGSIGRTDLPKGNYEQLITNIQQKLLILPEETLVYSGHGPDTSIGFEKKSNPFLS, encoded by the coding sequence ATGATACAAGTCCAAAAGTTTACTTTCAATCCGGTTCAGGAAAACACCTACGTGTTGTACGACGAAACAGGCGAATGCATCATCGTTGATGCGGGGTGCTATTTCGATTACGAGCAAAAAGAGTTGTCAGATTTCATTGAAAAAAAGCAGTTGACGCCCGTTAAGCTGGTGAATACGCATTGCCATTTGGACCACATTTTCGGTATTACTTATTGCCGGACAAAGTACAAGGTTCCGTTTGTTGCTCACCAGGCCGATTTGTTCCTGATTGAAGGGTTTGTTGCCAGCGGCGAACGTTGGGGCATTCCGGTTGAACCGATGGATGGCCCGGATGAGTTCATCGACGAAAATGATGTGATTGAATTCGGAAATTCGAAACTGGAATTGATCCATGTTCCGGGTCACGCACCGGGACACCTGGTGTTGTATTGCAGCGAGCAAAGCTTCATGATGGCCGGCGATGTGCTGTTTTACGGAAGCATCGGTCGTACCGATTTGCCCAAAGGAAACTACGAGCAGCTGATTACCAATATTCAGCAAAAGCTTTTGATATTGCCCGAGGAAACTTTGGTTTACAGCGGGCACGGACCGGACACAAGTATTGGTTTCGAGAAAAAGTCGAATCCGTTTCTTTCCTGA
- the gcvP gene encoding aminomethyl-transferring glycine dehydrogenase: MASDKFVTRHIGPRAYEIQEMLEKIGVSSLQELIDQTIPENIRLEKPLQLEDGLTERQYFRKILALAKKNKVFNTYIGMGYYDTITPAVILRNVLENPVWYTSYTPYQAEISQGRLEALLNYQTMICEMTAMELANASLLDEATAAAEAMVMMLNSRSRAKVKENANVVWADKNIWPQTLDVLKTRAIPLDIELKIAEVSEFEINASTVGILLQYPNANGEVISYRELAEKAHQVEAKVAVAADLLSLALLTPPGEWGADIVFGNSQRFGVPMGYGGPHAAFFAARDEFKRNMPGRIIGVSKDVHGNRALRMALQTREQHIKRERATSNICTAQALLANMAGFYAVYHGPAGITQIAKRVHRIAVLLEKEITTLGYTQKNESYFDTIRFALPKHVKVEDIEWLSLELEMNFRYFENGEVGLSIDETTNLEDINWIIEVFAKAANKPYPTIKAYPEADKIGGELARASEFLQQEVFNKYRSETEMVRYIKKLEHRDISLTHSMIPLGSCTMKLNAATEMLPLSWIEFGGIHPFVPKNQARGYQEMMEELRRDLAEITGFADVSLQPNSGAAGEYAGLMVIREYHLSRGEAQRNVVLIPSSAHGTNPASAVMAGMEVVVVPCDEKGNVDVEALRQKAQEYKDTLSAFMVTYPSTHGVFEASIIEMCDIIHQYGGQVYMDGANMNAQVGLTNPKRIGADVCHLNLHKTFAIPHGGGGPGVGPIAVAKHLVEFLPSHPVMNNGHVGISAVSAAPWGSASVLPITYGYIKMLGADGLQNATEIAILNANYIASALKDTYGILYTGEKGRVAHEMILECRHLKTTSGITESDIAKRLMDFGFHAPTLSFPVHGTLMIEPTESESKQELDRFIDALNSIYQEIQDIVDGKSDKEDNPLKNAPHTADSVTSDEWSHSYSRQQAAFPLAWLKENKYWPPVGRVDNAFGDRNLVCTCAPIESYQ, translated from the coding sequence ATGGCAAGTGATAAATTCGTAACCCGTCATATTGGACCCAGAGCGTACGAAATTCAAGAGATGTTGGAGAAAATCGGCGTCTCATCTCTTCAGGAACTGATCGATCAAACGATCCCCGAAAATATTCGTTTGGAAAAACCGCTTCAACTGGAAGATGGTTTGACTGAACGCCAGTACTTCCGTAAGATTTTAGCCCTGGCAAAAAAGAACAAGGTTTTCAACACATACATCGGTATGGGGTATTACGACACCATTACGCCAGCCGTTATTTTGCGTAATGTTTTGGAAAACCCGGTTTGGTACACCTCTTACACTCCTTATCAAGCTGAGATTTCACAAGGGCGTTTGGAGGCTTTGTTGAACTACCAAACCATGATTTGCGAGATGACTGCCATGGAATTGGCAAATGCGTCGTTGCTGGATGAAGCAACCGCTGCTGCCGAGGCAATGGTGATGATGTTGAATTCTCGCAGCCGCGCCAAAGTAAAAGAGAACGCGAATGTGGTTTGGGCCGACAAGAACATTTGGCCGCAAACGCTCGACGTTTTGAAAACAAGAGCAATTCCGTTGGATATTGAATTGAAAATTGCGGAAGTCTCGGAATTTGAAATTAACGCTTCAACAGTTGGTATTTTGTTACAGTACCCCAACGCAAACGGCGAAGTTATTTCGTACAGAGAATTGGCAGAGAAGGCGCACCAGGTAGAAGCAAAAGTTGCTGTTGCTGCCGACCTGTTGAGCTTGGCGCTGTTAACGCCTCCCGGAGAGTGGGGTGCCGATATCGTGTTCGGTAATTCGCAGCGTTTTGGTGTCCCAATGGGATACGGCGGGCCTCACGCGGCATTCTTCGCTGCCCGCGATGAGTTCAAACGAAACATGCCTGGCCGTATTATTGGTGTGTCGAAAGATGTTCACGGAAACCGCGCGTTGCGTATGGCTCTGCAAACCCGCGAGCAACACATCAAGCGCGAACGTGCAACCTCAAATATTTGTACGGCGCAGGCGCTGTTGGCAAACATGGCAGGGTTTTATGCCGTTTACCATGGCCCTGCCGGAATTACGCAAATTGCCAAACGCGTGCACCGAATTGCAGTGTTGCTTGAAAAAGAGATTACAACTTTGGGGTACACGCAAAAGAACGAATCGTATTTTGACACCATCCGTTTTGCATTGCCAAAGCATGTGAAAGTTGAAGATATTGAGTGGTTGTCGTTGGAGTTGGAAATGAATTTCCGCTATTTCGAAAACGGCGAAGTCGGCTTGAGCATTGACGAAACCACGAACCTTGAAGATATTAACTGGATTATTGAAGTGTTTGCAAAAGCAGCGAACAAGCCATATCCAACAATCAAAGCATACCCGGAAGCTGACAAAATCGGTGGCGAATTAGCTCGTGCGTCAGAATTCCTGCAGCAGGAAGTGTTCAATAAATATCGCTCGGAAACCGAGATGGTGCGCTACATCAAAAAACTGGAGCACCGCGATATTTCGTTGACACATTCCATGATTCCACTTGGGTCATGTACCATGAAGCTGAACGCAGCAACCGAAATGTTGCCGCTGAGTTGGATTGAATTCGGAGGGATTCACCCGTTTGTTCCGAAGAACCAGGCTCGGGGTTACCAGGAAATGATGGAAGAGTTGCGACGCGATTTAGCTGAAATTACCGGTTTTGCCGACGTCAGCTTGCAGCCAAACTCTGGTGCTGCTGGTGAGTACGCCGGTTTGATGGTGATCCGCGAGTACCACCTTAGCCGCGGTGAAGCCCAGCGTAATGTTGTGCTGATCCCATCATCTGCTCACGGAACAAACCCAGCAAGTGCTGTAATGGCCGGTATGGAGGTAGTTGTTGTGCCTTGCGACGAAAAAGGGAACGTGGACGTTGAGGCTCTGCGCCAAAAGGCTCAGGAATACAAAGATACGTTGTCTGCATTTATGGTGACCTACCCATCGACACATGGTGTGTTCGAGGCGTCGATCATCGAAATGTGTGATATTATTCACCAATACGGAGGACAGGTTTACATGGATGGTGCCAACATGAATGCGCAGGTTGGCTTGACCAACCCGAAGCGAATTGGCGCTGACGTTTGCCACCTGAACCTGCACAAAACATTTGCAATTCCTCACGGTGGTGGAGGCCCCGGCGTTGGCCCGATCGCGGTTGCCAAACACTTGGTTGAGTTCCTGCCATCACACCCGGTAATGAATAACGGTCACGTGGGTATTTCCGCTGTTTCAGCTGCTCCATGGGGTAGCGCTTCGGTATTGCCAATTACTTATGGTTACATCAAGATGCTTGGCGCCGACGGTTTGCAGAACGCTACTGAAATTGCAATTCTGAACGCTAACTACATTGCTTCAGCTTTAAAAGATACTTACGGAATTTTATATACCGGCGAAAAAGGTCGTGTTGCACACGAAATGATTCTGGAATGCCGTCACTTGAAAACGACAAGCGGAATTACAGAATCCGACATTGCCAAACGTCTGATGGACTTTGGGTTTCACGCGCCAACATTGTCGTTTCCGGTACACGGTACATTAATGATTGAACCCACTGAAAGTGAGTCGAAACAGGAACTGGATCGTTTCATCGATGCGTTGAATTCAATCTACCAGGAGATTCAGGATATTGTGGACGGTAAGTCTGACAAGGAAGATAACCCGCTGAAAAACGCGCCGCATACGGCAGATTCAGTGACTTCTGATGAATGGAGCCATTCTTACAGTCGCCAGCAAGCTGCGTTCCCGTTAGCGTGGTTAAAAGAAAATAAATATTGGCCACCTGTAGGGCGTGTTGATAATGCTTTTGGCGACCGAAATTTGGTTTGTACCTGTGCGCCGATAGAGAGTTATCAATAG
- the ispE gene encoding 4-(cytidine 5'-diphospho)-2-C-methyl-D-erythritol kinase, with amino-acid sequence MITYPIAKINIGLLVTEKRADGFHNLETIFYPIQMQDVLEVVEADEFKFSMSGLDLDGDPNDNLVVKAYNLIKNDYQIPAVQIHLHKNIPSGAGLGGGSSDAAYMLLALNDLFSLKISEEKLMDYALRLGSDCPFFLKGRPVYATGRGEVMQDVPVELKEYYLILVKPPVHVSTALAYQNIVPQKPRLSLKGLVGFAVGKWKGNILNHFEKYVFQEHPEVAQIKKTLYDQGAAFVLMSGSGSAVYGLFRSEKRGIENYFPKDYQVFRQRL; translated from the coding sequence ATGATTACTTATCCAATTGCAAAAATAAATATCGGGCTGCTCGTTACCGAAAAACGGGCAGATGGTTTCCATAATTTGGAGACCATTTTTTACCCGATTCAGATGCAGGATGTTTTGGAAGTTGTCGAAGCGGATGAGTTCAAATTCAGCATGTCGGGATTAGATTTGGATGGAGATCCGAACGACAATCTGGTGGTGAAGGCTTACAATCTGATTAAAAATGATTACCAAATTCCTGCGGTACAGATACATCTACATAAAAATATTCCTTCGGGAGCAGGTTTGGGCGGCGGATCTTCGGATGCCGCCTACATGCTTTTGGCATTGAATGATCTTTTTAGCCTTAAAATCAGCGAAGAAAAGTTGATGGACTATGCACTCCGTTTGGGGAGCGACTGTCCTTTCTTCCTGAAGGGCAGGCCCGTTTATGCCACAGGGCGGGGCGAAGTCATGCAGGACGTTCCTGTTGAATTAAAGGAATACTATTTAATATTAGTGAAACCGCCGGTGCATGTTTCAACAGCGCTTGCCTATCAGAATATCGTGCCACAGAAACCTCGTTTGTCACTCAAGGGCTTGGTTGGTTTTGCCGTTGGTAAATGGAAAGGCAATATTTTGAATCACTTTGAAAAATATGTTTTTCAGGAACATCCTGAAGTGGCACAGATTAAGAAAACACTGTATGATCAGGGGGCTGCGTTTGTGCTGATGTCAGGTAGTGGATCTGCTGTTTACGGGCTGTTCCGATCTGAGAAACGCGGAATTGAAAACTATTTCCCGAAAGATTACCAGGTTTTCAGGCAACGGTTATAG
- a CDS encoding biotin/lipoyl-containing protein: protein MQEEEKNETIIVHSAVYKTEYTEKYRRRVKWEKPDENQLHSFIPGTIIDLFVKPGDKLKEGDPLMILEAMKMHNVVQMPFDGKIATVHVKAGDRIPKGFLMIEIAKK from the coding sequence ATGCAAGAAGAAGAAAAAAACGAAACGATTATTGTACACAGCGCTGTGTACAAAACCGAGTATACCGAGAAATACCGTCGTCGTGTAAAATGGGAAAAACCGGATGAGAATCAATTGCATTCATTCATTCCCGGAACAATCATCGACCTGTTTGTTAAGCCCGGTGACAAGTTAAAAGAAGGCGATCCACTGATGATTCTTGAAGCGATGAAAATGCACAACGTCGTGCAGATGCCATTCGATGGCAAAATCGCTACGGTTCATGTGAAAGCCGGAGATCGGATTCCAAAAGGATTTCTAATGATTGAAATCGCTAAAAAATAA
- a CDS encoding acyl-CoA carboxylase subunit beta has product MSLKRNILDLRKRKDEVLKGGGEKAIEKQVAMGKLTARERILYILDEGSFHEYDMFVEHVARDFDMDKMKLHGDGVIIGTGTIYGSPVCIFAQDFTVAGGSLGLMHARKITKIMDHSLKMRVPLIGINDSGGARIQEGVNSLAGYGEIFFRNTLASGVIPQISVILGPCAGGAVYSPALTDFVFVVNNISKMFITGPSVIKTVLGEEISMEDLGGAKVHAEITGNAHFYAESELECFEQIKKLITYIPWNNTQKAKTLEPAKPTFKKKIENIVPADAKMPYDIRDIVKAITDKSDFFEVMEYFAPNVVIGFGRMEGETVGFVCNQPKVLAGVLDCDSSDKAARFIRYCDAFNIPIITLEDLPGYLPGVDQEHAGVIRHGAKILYAYSEATVAKITVIIRKAYGGGYIAMNSRHLRADFVFAWPTAEIAVMGPEGAANIVFRKEIAEAEDPEAMRQLKIQEYKDKFANPYVAASRGYIDEVIEPEDTRRMLLHALKVSANKSISGPKKKHGIPPF; this is encoded by the coding sequence ATGTCGTTGAAACGGAATATCCTGGACCTCAGAAAACGCAAAGACGAGGTTCTCAAGGGTGGTGGTGAGAAGGCCATTGAAAAGCAAGTGGCTATGGGGAAACTTACTGCCCGTGAACGGATCCTTTACATCCTGGATGAGGGCTCATTCCACGAATATGATATGTTCGTTGAACACGTTGCCCGCGACTTCGATATGGACAAAATGAAGTTGCATGGTGACGGGGTGATCATCGGTACCGGGACAATTTACGGTTCTCCGGTTTGTATCTTCGCTCAGGACTTCACCGTTGCCGGTGGATCTTTAGGTTTGATGCACGCCCGGAAAATCACCAAAATCATGGACCACTCATTAAAAATGCGAGTTCCGCTTATCGGAATCAATGACTCGGGTGGTGCACGTATACAAGAAGGGGTAAACTCTTTGGCAGGTTATGGCGAAATTTTCTTCCGCAACACACTGGCTTCAGGTGTTATCCCTCAAATCTCTGTAATTTTAGGACCTTGCGCCGGTGGAGCGGTTTATTCGCCTGCTCTGACCGACTTCGTTTTCGTGGTGAACAACATCTCGAAAATGTTTATTACCGGCCCTAGCGTTATTAAAACCGTTTTGGGTGAAGAAATTTCGATGGAAGACCTTGGTGGTGCAAAAGTACACGCTGAAATTACCGGGAATGCTCACTTCTATGCTGAAAGCGAACTGGAATGTTTCGAGCAAATTAAAAAGCTGATCACCTACATTCCGTGGAATAACACGCAAAAAGCAAAAACGCTTGAGCCGGCTAAACCAACTTTCAAAAAGAAAATTGAAAACATCGTTCCAGCCGACGCAAAAATGCCTTACGATATCCGCGATATCGTTAAAGCAATCACCGATAAATCTGACTTCTTCGAAGTAATGGAATACTTCGCTCCGAACGTTGTAATCGGGTTCGGACGTATGGAAGGTGAAACCGTTGGTTTTGTTTGTAACCAGCCGAAAGTTTTGGCCGGTGTATTGGATTGCGACAGCTCTGATAAAGCTGCCCGTTTCATCCGTTACTGCGACGCCTTCAACATTCCGATCATTACATTGGAAGACCTTCCGGGATACCTTCCGGGTGTTGACCAGGAACATGCTGGTGTTATCCGTCACGGTGCAAAAATTCTGTATGCTTACAGTGAAGCAACAGTTGCAAAAATCACCGTTATCATCCGTAAAGCCTACGGTGGTGGTTACATCGCGATGAACTCTCGCCACTTGCGCGCCGACTTCGTATTTGCATGGCCAACTGCCGAGATCGCGGTAATGGGACCTGAAGGAGCTGCCAACATTGTATTCCGTAAGGAAATTGCAGAAGCGGAAGATCCTGAAGCAATGCGCCAATTGAAAATCCAGGAATATAAAGACAAATTTGCCAATCCATATGTAGCCGCTTCAAGAGGTTACATTGATGAGGTAATTGAACCGGAAGATACTCGCCGCATGTTGTTGCACGCGTTGAAAGTGTCAGCCAACAAGTCTATTTCAGGACCTAAAAAGAAACACGGTATTCCTCCGTTTTAA
- a CDS encoding LptF/LptG family permease: MKLKIPGIETIDRYIIAKFLGTFFVSIALIISIALVFDVSENLDEFLSKDIPVHDIIFDYYLNFIPYFANLFSSLFNFIAVIYFTSKMAYNSEIIAILSSGVSFHRFVRPYMVGAAIIALFSYVLGDYIIPPANKTMVEFKDAYIKNKRNSLENNIHRQITPGTYIYMRSYNTSNDVGYKFTIERFEEGNLISKLSADFIKWDRERKVWEINNYFIRDIDGYKETITTGTKKDTTLNMVPADYVTMANMAETLALPDLNKEIESLKLRGINTIEYEVEKHKRRANPFSAFILTIIGVSLASRKVKGGLGLHLGLGILISFSYIMFMQISTVFALSGSVPPYIAVWIPNFIFGALAAYLYNRARR, from the coding sequence ATGAAATTGAAAATTCCGGGCATAGAAACAATTGACAGGTATATCATCGCGAAGTTCCTGGGTACTTTCTTTGTATCCATCGCCCTGATCATCAGCATTGCCTTGGTTTTCGACGTTTCGGAAAATCTGGATGAATTCTTGTCGAAGGACATTCCCGTCCACGACATTATTTTCGACTATTACCTGAACTTCATCCCTTATTTTGCCAACCTGTTCAGCTCGCTTTTCAACTTTATTGCGGTTATTTATTTCACGTCCAAGATGGCTTACAACTCGGAGATTATTGCTATTCTGAGCTCCGGTGTGTCATTCCATCGCTTTGTTCGCCCTTATATGGTTGGTGCTGCAATTATCGCCTTGTTCTCTTATGTGTTGGGCGATTATATTATTCCACCGGCTAACAAAACCATGGTCGAATTCAAAGATGCTTATATTAAAAACAAGCGGAACAGTCTCGAAAATAACATACACCGGCAGATAACGCCAGGCACCTACATTTACATGAGAAGTTATAATACGTCGAACGATGTAGGTTATAAATTTACAATTGAACGATTTGAAGAGGGGAATTTAATTTCGAAACTCTCGGCAGATTTTATCAAATGGGATCGGGAACGGAAGGTATGGGAAATCAACAACTATTTTATCCGCGACATCGACGGGTATAAGGAAACCATTACAACCGGCACAAAGAAAGACACAACACTGAATATGGTTCCGGCTGACTACGTGACTATGGCCAATATGGCCGAGACACTGGCTTTGCCGGATTTGAATAAAGAAATCGAATCGCTAAAACTTCGGGGTATCAATACCATCGAATACGAAGTGGAAAAGCACAAACGACGTGCAAATCCATTTTCAGCCTTTATACTTACGATAATCGGCGTTTCATTGGCGTCAAGAAAAGTAAAAGGAGGATTGGGGCTTCACCTCGGGCTTGGCATTTTGATCAGCTTCTCATACATCATGTTCATGCAAATCTCTACAGTCTTTGCGCTCTCCGGATCAGTCCCGCCCTATATTGCCGTTTGGATTCCGAATTTTATTTTCGGTGCGTTGGCTGCCTATTTATACAATCGGGCACGCCGTTAA
- the tgt gene encoding tRNA guanosine(34) transglycosylase Tgt: MDFTLKHTASQSEARAGILETDHGVIETPIFMPVGTAGSVKGIHKKDLKEDIGAQIILGNTYHLYLRPGMDIIERAGGLHKFNGWDGPILTDSGGYQVFSLGDIRKLTEEGARFQSHIDGSYHLFTPESVIDIQRKIGADIMMAFDECTPGDADFDYAKKSLALTQRWLDRCVNQMAKTSPLYGHNQSLFPIVQGGVYPELREQAARHVTTIPSDGYAIGGLSVGEPEADMYAMIDVVNPILPKDKLRYLMGVGTPVNILEAIDRGVDMFDCVMPTRNGRNGMLFTKNGFMNMRNAKWADDFSPIDPEGTSFVDINYTKAFLRHLIVSGEMLGAQIASQHNLAFYLWLVKEARRQILADTFKDWKEEMVVKLAQRL; the protein is encoded by the coding sequence ATGGATTTTACACTGAAACATACAGCCAGCCAATCGGAAGCGAGGGCGGGCATACTTGAAACGGACCACGGAGTCATTGAGACGCCTATATTCATGCCTGTGGGTACAGCCGGTTCAGTGAAAGGAATCCATAAAAAAGATCTCAAAGAAGACATCGGTGCTCAAATTATTCTGGGCAACACCTACCACCTTTATTTGCGTCCGGGCATGGACATTATCGAACGTGCCGGAGGATTACACAAATTCAATGGCTGGGATGGCCCTATTTTGACAGACAGCGGTGGCTACCAGGTTTTTTCACTGGGAGATATTCGCAAACTAACGGAAGAAGGAGCCCGGTTCCAGTCGCACATTGATGGTTCGTACCACTTGTTTACGCCGGAAAGCGTTATTGACATTCAACGTAAGATCGGCGCCGACATCATGATGGCTTTCGACGAGTGCACTCCGGGTGATGCTGACTTCGACTATGCCAAAAAATCGCTAGCACTTACACAGCGCTGGCTTGACCGTTGTGTGAACCAAATGGCGAAAACGAGTCCGCTTTACGGACACAACCAATCGCTTTTCCCGATTGTGCAAGGAGGTGTTTACCCGGAATTGCGCGAACAGGCAGCTCGCCACGTAACCACGATCCCGAGTGACGGTTACGCCATTGGCGGACTTTCGGTAGGAGAACCCGAAGCCGACATGTACGCCATGATTGATGTGGTAAACCCGATACTTCCGAAAGACAAACTACGCTACCTGATGGGTGTCGGAACACCCGTAAATATACTTGAGGCCATCGATCGTGGTGTTGACATGTTCGACTGCGTGATGCCAACCCGCAATGGCCGCAATGGCATGCTGTTCACCAAAAACGGTTTCATGAATATGCGAAATGCCAAGTGGGCCGATGATTTCTCGCCAATTGATCCGGAAGGGACGTCTTTCGTAGACATCAACTATACCAAAGCTTTTTTGCGCCACCTCATCGTTTCGGGCGAAATGCTGGGAGCCCAAATTGCCAGCCAACACAACCTGGCATTTTACTTGTGGCTGGTAAAAGAAGCACGTCGGCAGATTTTAGCCGACACCTTTAAAGATTGGAAAGAAGAAATGGTTGTTAAACTGGCTCAACGCTTATGA
- a CDS encoding glycosyltransferase, whose translation MTQEFFNRPFYEWGGYLILLLGFVLTLVIQLVFYRRVIVANRAPSKSRAERPISVLLNVRNESERLEQFLLKLLDQNYSNFEIVVVDDFSADSTLIILGVMAKKYPKIKFSSLNQENRSSEKMAMNLAMKAAKNDWVLLLTPETNLDDRDYLAKMNQELDDDSQMLVSYVNYNSGKTRYNRLCRVERMDAFWRASANQRASIPLLYQQINVLFNKRLYFETGGFKGKMNAHYAGLELVFNQLSKLNVKFSTAIQASLREDRVTDKDEFQDLVKKHIRIFNDISFSKKWLAWLERLAKLLFLTGLLTLLFTDIRYWYVFVPVPFIAIIIQAVLIKSLLKCLAEKKIFLSSFVYVFVRPFLYFYYRASIYLQVQRNKWN comes from the coding sequence ATGACGCAAGAGTTTTTCAATCGTCCGTTTTACGAGTGGGGTGGGTATTTAATCCTGTTGTTGGGCTTTGTGCTGACGTTGGTGATACAACTTGTATTTTACCGCAGGGTAATTGTGGCTAATCGCGCGCCGTCCAAAAGTCGGGCAGAGAGGCCGATTAGCGTACTGTTAAACGTGCGCAATGAGTCGGAACGTCTGGAGCAATTCCTGCTTAAATTATTGGATCAGAATTACTCGAATTTCGAAATCGTTGTCGTTGACGATTTTTCGGCCGATTCAACCTTAATTATTCTGGGAGTGATGGCGAAGAAATACCCGAAAATCAAATTCAGCTCGTTGAACCAGGAGAACCGCTCGTCGGAAAAGATGGCGATGAACCTGGCAATGAAAGCTGCAAAGAACGATTGGGTGCTTTTACTCACGCCGGAAACCAATCTGGATGATCGGGATTACCTGGCGAAAATGAATCAGGAGTTGGACGATGACTCACAAATGCTGGTAAGCTATGTGAATTATAATAGTGGTAAAACCCGCTACAATCGTTTGTGTCGAGTGGAACGAATGGATGCGTTTTGGCGGGCTTCGGCGAACCAACGAGCATCGATCCCACTGTTGTATCAGCAAATCAATGTTCTTTTCAATAAGCGCTTGTATTTTGAAACCGGAGGTTTTAAAGGGAAAATGAATGCCCATTATGCAGGCCTGGAGCTCGTGTTTAATCAGCTCAGTAAACTCAATGTGAAATTCTCTACCGCGATTCAGGCTAGTTTGCGCGAGGATCGCGTGACTGATAAGGACGAATTCCAGGATTTAGTGAAAAAACACATCCGCATATTTAACGATATCAGTTTTTCGAAGAAGTGGCTGGCATGGCTTGAGCGTCTGGCGAAACTATTGTTTCTAACCGGCCTTTTGACGCTCTTGTTTACCGATATTCGCTACTGGTATGTTTTTGTTCCGGTTCCATTTATAGCAATCATAATCCAAGCAGTTTTGATTAAAAGTCTGCTGAAATGCTTGGCAGAAAAGAAAATCTTTTTATCTTCGTTTGTATACGTTTTTGTGCGACCTTTTCTGTATTTTTACTACAGAGCGTCAATCTATTTACAAGTACAACGCAATAAATGGAACTAA